In Parasteatoda tepidariorum isolate YZ-2023 chromosome 8, CAS_Ptep_4.0, whole genome shotgun sequence, the DNA window NNNNNNNNNNNNNNNNNNNNNNNNNNNNNNNNNNNNNNNNNNNNNNNNNNNNNNNNNNNNNNNNNNNNNNNNNNNNNNNNNNNNNNNNNNtatatatatatatatattgcgtGATTAGATAGAAATTTTACGTCTCGTGATAGATacagcttgaaaaaaaatgataagaaaaaatacttcacTTGTTTAGATAGAAATTTTAGATCTCTTAATagataaaacttgaaaaaatacgtaagaaaaatatttcacttgcTTAGTTAGAAATTTTAGATGCATTAATTGACAACGCTTGAAAAAATACATGggtaaaaaaatgcttcactTGTCCAGATAGAAATATAACTCCTAAACCCTTTGTCTTATTGTATTTAGTTTCTCTAACTACTCACTGTAAATacataggtaaaaaaaaatacttcacttGTTCAGATAGAAATATAACTCCTAAACCCTTTGCCCTATTGTATTTAGTTTCTCTAACAACTCACtgtaaatacaaaagtaaaaaaaatacttcacttGTCGAGATAGAAATAAAACTCCTAAACCCTCTGTCCTATTGTATTTAGTTTCTCTAACAACTCACTGTAAATacataggtaaaaaaaatacttcacttGTCCAGATAGAAATAAAACTCCTAAACCCTCTGTCCTATTGTGTTTAGTTTCTCTAACAACTCACTGTAAATACATAGGAAAAATCAGCCTCTCCAGtgttttgatagaaatatatagaaatattaaagtCTCTCTCTTCATAAGCCATTTTACTCTTCGCACTGCCACCATAACCTGAAGCGTGATATCGGAATACATTTTACCATTTACCAAAAGGAGGGTACTTAATCGCTTATTTTTGGGTTGAACTCTTTTTTAGACATGCGAGTATTGATGATTTTTCGGCTATCTTAATTGTTCtattaacaattcaaaataagcAATAGAACAAGACAAATAATAGGTTGAAAATACAATTCGTTTAGTACATAAAACGAATTTCAAATTcgtgtaaaatttatttcgctAGTTTTATCATTTCGCGCTAAGCGATTATTCCTAGAgacaaatacatttaaatgcataattaagttaaaaagcaaaaatttcagatataaattatattttgcactgACTTCAGTTATCTCCAACAACTGAAAGAAAGAGTGGAATTTTCGAAACAAAGCAAGCGGTCTGCTCTCTTGATATTAACGTACTCACCCGTTTAAAGCAGAGCGGGGTTGAAATTTATCACACTATATGCCTCAGTGTAAGAGAAACATTTAATTCCGACGCACACCGGTAATCACGACGCATTACTCACGGCCTCTAAGCAAATTACGTAATTAATCACAGAGCGAGGCTCAGGTTTGTAGCGGACAAGACAGTGAAATAGTCTTAACAATACTCTTGCTGGCTTTTGAAGTATAGCCGCAGCCGCTCCCATGACGGTTATTGTGCCATGAAAAATATGCCAAGAGACGACATGTGAAGTGTTAAATGTCTGGTGAAATTTATCCTTTAGTATCAAATTATTAGCGCTTTTAATTTTCCTTGTTGCTTTAAATAGCTTTCTATGGCGAATAATTTTCACGTTTACTTGTGCAATGGCATTATCTGAACTTTGTTAAAACGCGAAACTTAAACCACGAAAAAAAGTTCagcatttttatgattttgatttgtttctattttttttatcgataatAGTAATTGTGGTTGTTTATTTAAGTCGCACAAGCGCTGCACaaagggctattggcgatgCTCTGGGAAAACATCCCTCCGAAgggatccgaagacatgccatcgcaattttaatCCACTACGAGGAGATGGATTCCCCACTTTGATAGCCCAGCAACCTGAGTGCGaattcgagcactttacggtagtaCATTTTAACGCGAATCGATACCACACTCCTTTGGTCTCTTCGCCACCTgttcaaagtggtcacccaccctcacATTGACcatagccagtgatgcttgacttcggtgttcttaCGATCAGTAAGTCTACTGTGGGATTTTTTAACGATGAAAATGTTGTTACGAagatttttataaccgtcgttgaacagccgacctaatttttgggtttacgactactaatattcaattccgtagccttgtaagtttgaacccaatccagaagacaagggaactcctggatcaagtattgggagaaatttgccttcgtgaaagactttttgatggaactaacccgcatttgcgttacatggagatgaaaaccacgagaagctcccacggttagcctgacggaaatatgactctaacccgtgatccgtctaccactgaggatatttcatctcagcactgtggtcggtgcaagccggatgcggattcgtatcctctgagccatcgcggctctttctatgacgattataaaatattaataaaagcaaaagcaGTTCAATTGTTAAGCTCCACAATTTCATGACCAATGTCATTTTTGTGAAATCATTGCATCAACGCCATCATTGCTCATAGGCTCCCTTTACTTCGAAGACGAGCTGGTGACCATCAATCTGAAACTGGATGAGCTTCAAGCCGCCTTTGGGGATCGAAACCCAATTTTTCAATGTCACAATGTATGTTCAGTGCCTGAACGTAATCGGCACTAAAATATTTCCTGAATCATAGAATACAAAAGAATGTCGTGATGGCTCACTTCAGCATAGTACAAAAGTGAGCCATCGTGGATCATTTTGTTTTCCGCAATATTAAGCTTCCTGTATTAGTAGTTTCTTGTATTCTACTTCTTATTAAGTTTCTTGTATAAGTAGCTTCTTGCATTCTACTTCTTGTCAAGCTTCTTGTACTAGTAGTTTCTTGTATTCTACTTCTTGTTAAGCTTCTTGTATTAGTAGTTTCTTGTATTCTACTTCTTGCTAAGCTTCTTGTACTTGTAGTTTCTTGTATTCTACTTCTTGCTAAGCTTCTTGTATTAGTAGCTTCTTGTATTCTACTTCTTGTTAAGCTTCTTGCATTCTACTTCTTGTTAAGCTTCTTGTACTACTAGTTTCTTGTATTCTACTTCTTGCTAAGCTTCTTGTATTCTACTTCTTGTTAAGCTTCTTGTATTAGTAGTTTCTTGTATTCTACTTCTTGTTAAGCTTCTTGTATTAGTAGCTTCTTGTATTCTACTTCTTGCTAAGCTTCGTGTATTAGTAGTTTCTTGTATTCTACTTCTTGTTAAGCTTCTTGTACTAGTAGTTTCTTGTATTCTACTTCTTGCTAAGCTTCTTGTACTAGTAGCATCTTGTATTCTACTTCTTATTAAGCTTCTTGTATTAGTAGTTTCTTGTATTCTACTTCTTGTTAAGCTTCTTGTATTAGTAGCATCTTGTATTCTACTTCTTGCTAAGCCTCTTGTATTAGTAGCTTCTTGTATTCTACTTCTTATTAAGCTTCTTGTATAAATAGCTTCTTGTATTCTACTTCTTGTTAAGCTTTTTGCATAAGTAGCGGcaattcaaacaaaaacttattttcatcgaattagcaattttttaaactcgtaGTTTCATGCGCCTCAGAGGCTTTGGGAGACACAAGCCAAAGGAAACAGCTTTgtctcaataaaattaaattcacctAGTCACAGttgttaaaattcatgaaaattttagccTTTGTATATTGTTCAGTTGAGAGAGAGACTGTACATTCGATACTCTCAGGAGGTTTATACTCTTCGTCTTCAACAAAAAAGAGAGTATCGgcactaaaatgttttaatgaagtttccatctcttttaactttcaattaCAATTTCTAACGCTGTTCATTTGATTATTTCTGTTACTTGTACATAATGGCAAAAAGATTATACATTCGCAGTTTCACTGAAAGCGAAATGCTTCCGTGTCTGTTAcaactaaactttaaattaaattaataaaactgttcTGATTTCTTTAGTACTTGTCTTTGGAgaagattaattaataaatgtgaatttttttcaaacaatcatgaacttagattattaaattatctacaTAGTTCTTTGAAAGCCGTTAGTCGAAATGAATCATTTCTTCAAAACGTGAAATATTTTCGAACGAATAATCTATGAACTATCTATTGATGAATAATCTATGAATCGAAtgaattatctattttaagttgttttagaAGTATTTCTAGATCTGTTTTaaggcaataaaatttaaacttctgaTCAATTAAAAGTATAACGCATATCGTTCTGAAATATATGCTATTGtaaaagtgcataaaaaattatgatttcattAAGTAGTAAAATGACGAATGATATTTTCTTCGTAAGTCTATAATCACTAATGATGATCACCAATAACCGTAAAATCACTAATGATGAttttactacttgttatttctTCATACTTTCAAGTGAAAAGGAATGTGGGAACAACTGTACAAAccgcaaaatgaataaataaataaataaataaataaataaataaataaataaaaaaataaataaatgaaccaccctcaataacttttgctctaatgatcggattttcacattctaggactcaatcttaatggtttgagggagtgatctcaaatatactaattaattaaagtagaTNaaataaataaaaaaataaataaatgaaccgccctgaataacttttgctctaatgatcggattttcacattctaggactcaatcttaatggtttgagggagtgatctcaaatatactaattaattaaagtagaTGCTATTTTAAGTCATGAAATAAGGCGCAAAAGCAGATTTccttgaataaacatatcttttttgaCGGATTTGAATTTCGAACTTCCAAAATACAGGGTGAAGCCGTAGTCTGGGAAACATGGTCACAATAGTTCGGTCAGgtgagcggtccaaagtttggatcccttaatgttattttcactttttgtggatttcaccatatctcgagaaaaatttaagcaaattaaaaaattttcacacagcaattataaaactcatttatccaaagatatgaaaaaaataaaaagttagtaaatatttattattttttattatttaatttaataatacaaaaaattttgaattgtaaagtatacaatttt includes these proteins:
- the LOC139426156 gene encoding testis-specific H1 histone-like yields the protein METSLKHFSADTLFFVEDEDLTRSRIQEAIYTRSLIRSRIQEATNTRGLARSRIQDATNTRSLTRSRIQETTNTRSLIRSRIQDATSTRSLARSRIQETTSTRSLTRSRIQETTNTRSLARSRIQEATNTRSLTRSRIQETTNTRSLTRSRIQEA